From a single Bradyrhizobium sediminis genomic region:
- a CDS encoding L,D-transpeptidase: protein MAVSVDGMTRYSWPVSTGRNGYGTPSGVFHPQMMARRWYSRRYYNSPMPHSIFFYHGFAIHGTTELARLGGPASHGCVRLHPSHAAALFALVERSGPRNTRIEISNQRACSSEACPRT from the coding sequence ATGGCCGTGAGCGTCGACGGCATGACGCGATACTCCTGGCCGGTTTCGACCGGCCGCAACGGCTACGGCACGCCGAGCGGCGTATTCCATCCGCAGATGATGGCGCGGCGCTGGTACTCGCGGCGTTATTACAACTCGCCGATGCCGCATTCGATCTTCTTCTATCATGGCTTCGCCATTCACGGCACCACCGAGCTGGCGCGGCTCGGCGGCCCGGCGTCGCATGGCTGTGTCCGGCTGCATCCGTCGCATGCGGCGGCGTTGTTCGCATTGGTGGAGCGCAGCGGCCCGCGCAACACGCGGATCGAGATTTCGAACCAGAGAGCGTGTTCGAGCGAAGCATGCCCTCGGACTTGA